A region of Pyxidicoccus parkwaysis DNA encodes the following proteins:
- a CDS encoding M24 family metallopeptidase, producing the protein MRLRTLLVAPLLVSSACATSPAAAPGEPLAVTATRAPAPERPFGTLRDQAQRQQAWLNERMEKALPQLMRQYGIDLWVVPMREYNEDPVFTALSAPTTFAARRRTIFVFHDLGPEKGVERLALGGGSQGGVFTPRRAQRQVDGGGVSRQAELWGPEQWQVLKQVLQERNPKVIGINVSRTFAFADGLTHGEYEGMAEALGPDWVKRFKPAEGLAVDLIAWRSPDEVRFFEDQTKLAWNIIERAFSNDVITPGVTHTRDVEWWMRQRLADLGLDTWFHPSVDVQRQGVTEEQLGEDPVIQRGDVLHCDFGVTALRLNTDTQHMGYVLREGEKDVPEGLKAALKASNRLQDIVFDELRPGRTGNEVLRASRERMKTEGIDGTVYSHPIGLHGHGAGPFVGLWDRQEGVPGNGDHKVIANQWFSIELQATSPVPEWNGQRVRSAQEEDITIDAEGKVHWGWQRQTAFHLVR; encoded by the coding sequence ATGCGCCTCCGGACCCTGCTCGTCGCACCGCTGCTCGTCTCTTCCGCCTGTGCCACCTCGCCCGCCGCCGCTCCGGGTGAGCCCCTGGCTGTCACCGCCACCCGCGCGCCTGCTCCCGAGCGCCCCTTCGGCACCCTGCGCGACCAGGCCCAGCGCCAGCAGGCCTGGCTCAACGAGCGCATGGAGAAGGCCCTCCCACAGCTCATGCGCCAGTACGGCATCGACCTGTGGGTCGTCCCCATGCGCGAGTACAACGAGGACCCCGTCTTCACCGCGCTGTCCGCCCCCACCACCTTCGCCGCACGCCGCCGCACCATCTTCGTCTTCCATGACCTCGGCCCCGAGAAGGGCGTGGAGCGGCTCGCCCTCGGCGGCGGCTCGCAGGGCGGCGTCTTCACCCCGCGCCGCGCGCAGCGCCAGGTGGACGGCGGCGGCGTCAGCCGTCAGGCCGAGCTCTGGGGCCCCGAGCAGTGGCAGGTCCTCAAGCAAGTGCTTCAGGAGCGCAACCCCAAGGTCATCGGCATCAACGTGTCCCGCACCTTCGCCTTCGCCGACGGCCTCACCCACGGCGAATACGAGGGCATGGCCGAGGCCCTCGGCCCCGACTGGGTGAAGCGCTTCAAGCCCGCCGAAGGCCTCGCCGTGGACCTCATCGCCTGGCGCTCGCCCGACGAGGTCCGCTTCTTCGAGGACCAGACGAAGCTCGCCTGGAACATCATCGAGCGCGCCTTCTCCAACGACGTCATCACCCCCGGCGTCACCCACACGCGCGACGTGGAGTGGTGGATGCGCCAGCGGCTCGCGGACCTCGGCCTCGACACCTGGTTCCACCCCTCCGTGGACGTGCAGCGCCAGGGCGTCACCGAGGAGCAGCTCGGCGAGGACCCCGTCATCCAGCGCGGCGACGTGCTCCACTGCGACTTCGGCGTCACCGCGCTCCGGCTGAACACGGACACGCAGCACATGGGCTATGTGCTGCGCGAGGGAGAGAAGGACGTCCCCGAAGGCCTCAAGGCCGCGCTCAAGGCGTCCAACCGCCTCCAGGACATCGTCTTCGACGAGCTGCGCCCCGGCCGCACGGGCAACGAAGTCCTCCGCGCCTCACGTGAGCGCATGAAGACCGAGGGCATCGACGGCACCGTCTACTCGCACCCCATCGGCCTGCACGGCCACGGCGCGGGGCCCTTCGTCGGCCTCTGGGACCGGCAGGAGGGCGTGCCCGGTAACGGCGACCACAAGGTCATCGCCAACCAGTGGTTCTCCATCGAGCTCCAGGCCACCAGCCCCGTGCCCGAGTGGAACGGCCAGCGCGTCCGCTCCGCGCAGGAGGAGGACATCACCATCGACGCCGAGGGGAAGGTGCACTGGGGCTGGCAGCGCCAGACGGCCTTCCACCTCGTGCGCTAG
- a CDS encoding cytochrome-c peroxidase encodes MTPYRLRAAALALALGGLGLACDSEEAFPNIDELDQLRSLHTQTRTPPKDGTNRVDGVERAAKLGDLLFHDEKLSRCGTVSCQSCHGGEGRTVDTPTAEGCGGQRTVRNPPTVLNVAYNRWFMWDGRADRLWNQAVLPLTNPVEMNSDATVVAARLGAPEYRTEYQALFGKFPEEEAGPTLLTNVGKVLAAYERTLVRIDAPFDEDVKRFIAAAEAGKAEDDPAYLGLKTFVRKGQCVVCHKGPALSDDLFHNIGVKDSSAGAGGQWAALESLLDWEFNAASPYSDAPSGTDAGRLKTLRTQAKQEEMEGAFRTPSLRNVALTAPYMHNGEQATLEDVVDFYNKGGDPAGSFTGRRTDTIVKLDLSDEEKQALVALLKSMTGVVR; translated from the coding sequence ATGACCCCGTACCGCTTGCGCGCCGCCGCGCTCGCCCTGGCCCTGGGCGGGCTGGGGCTGGCTTGTGACTCCGAGGAGGCGTTCCCCAACATCGACGAGCTGGACCAGCTCCGCAGCCTGCACACGCAGACGCGCACGCCTCCCAAGGACGGCACCAACCGCGTGGACGGCGTGGAGCGCGCGGCGAAGCTGGGGGATTTGCTCTTCCACGACGAGAAGCTGTCGCGCTGCGGGACGGTGTCGTGCCAGAGCTGTCACGGCGGCGAGGGCCGCACGGTGGACACGCCCACGGCCGAGGGCTGCGGCGGCCAGCGCACGGTGCGCAACCCGCCCACGGTGCTGAACGTGGCCTACAACCGCTGGTTCATGTGGGACGGGCGCGCGGACCGGCTGTGGAACCAGGCCGTGCTGCCGCTGACGAACCCGGTGGAGATGAACTCGGACGCGACGGTGGTGGCCGCGCGGCTGGGCGCGCCGGAGTACCGGACCGAGTACCAGGCCCTCTTCGGGAAGTTCCCGGAAGAGGAAGCGGGCCCCACGCTGCTGACCAACGTGGGCAAGGTGCTGGCGGCGTACGAGCGGACGCTGGTGCGCATCGACGCGCCCTTCGACGAGGACGTGAAGCGCTTCATCGCGGCGGCGGAGGCCGGGAAGGCGGAGGACGACCCGGCGTACCTCGGGCTGAAGACCTTCGTGCGCAAGGGCCAGTGCGTGGTGTGCCACAAGGGCCCGGCGCTGTCGGATGACCTGTTCCACAACATCGGCGTGAAGGACTCGAGCGCGGGCGCGGGCGGACAGTGGGCGGCGCTGGAGTCGCTGCTGGACTGGGAGTTCAACGCGGCGAGCCCCTACAGCGACGCGCCCTCGGGCACGGACGCCGGGCGGCTGAAGACGCTGCGGACGCAGGCGAAGCAGGAGGAGATGGAGGGCGCGTTCCGCACGCCGTCGCTGCGCAACGTGGCGCTGACGGCGCCGTACATGCACAACGGCGAGCAGGCCACCCTGGAGGACGTCGTCGACTTCTACAACAAGGGCGGCGACCCGGCCGGCTCCTTCACGGGCCGCAGGACGGACACCATCGTGAAGTTGGACCTGTCGGACGAGGAGAAGCAGGCGCTGGTGGCGCTGCTGAAGTCCATGACGGGCGTGGTGCGCTGA
- a CDS encoding DUF2267 domain-containing protein, with amino-acid sequence MSMQKQDQTQSWSGLGVGTDRKSFLDKVSAQIPEYEAERAVEAVFCALSERLSGGLVQQFREQLSPDVRELMVACHRHRGEEPAHLDRDDFYLMVANHLNAEPENVRRVLHGVFAALHTQLLEAESRKIEGQLPRWLQGTWAAARLQIDRPA; translated from the coding sequence ATGTCGATGCAGAAGCAGGATCAGACGCAGTCCTGGTCGGGGCTGGGCGTGGGGACGGACCGGAAGTCCTTCCTGGACAAAGTGTCCGCGCAGATTCCGGAATACGAGGCGGAGCGCGCGGTGGAGGCCGTGTTCTGTGCGCTGTCCGAGCGGCTGTCCGGCGGCCTGGTGCAGCAGTTCCGCGAGCAGCTCTCACCGGACGTGCGGGAGCTGATGGTCGCCTGCCACCGGCACCGCGGCGAGGAGCCGGCCCACCTGGACCGCGACGACTTCTACCTCATGGTGGCCAACCACCTGAACGCGGAGCCGGAGAACGTGCGGCGCGTCCTCCATGGCGTCTTCGCCGCGCTGCACACGCAGCTGCTCGAGGCGGAGTCCCGGAAAATCGAGGGCCAGCTGCCCCGGTGGCTCCAGGGCACGTGGGCCGCGGCGCGGTTGCAAATCGACCGCCCGGCCTGA
- a CDS encoding S8 family serine peptidase — MRRWGLVGLVACVACAPENTSYRNAQGGVCPNVSVGALEEAPPSRNALPGGPDSEGRSPYIVRFREGGVSAAATVHQLGGRVTATFRSVPAVAARLTEQERGALARDSRVESIEEDQVWHSMGASTAPVMTFASRAVTGNVTGEYTAGLKNVQANLVWDQNNDGQLDPGRPTGRGVRVCVIDSGLDLAHPELRDAVVAKHDFLDGDDEPWDGSPNGSPDNWGTGHGTHVAGIIAARAGQGAGGGHELEKGRGLMGVAPDAELVIARVLDIYGSTQMSFVLEALEYCQSQGAKVASLSLGGGFASRTSLDAFKAAHDSGMLVVAASGNDGGRVVSYPASDPSVVAVGAVDDKGRRARFSTGGEDLALVAPGVEVLSTFPTRLGSLATVEPESRTEPILARALLYALPGEQNLALVDCGGGESVDSCEARDCNGFIAYVRPGRVPVERAMVNVMRQGAKAVVFVNEDVERGADILALPRHRQWAPAVTVNQAAGTVLERIFGTPVRIQVERADYAYMSGTSMAAPHVSGVAALLFSAHPSATPDQVKEAMLSTALGLGDAEGYGKGLVQAKAALDALSLLP; from the coding sequence ATGAGGCGCTGGGGACTCGTCGGGCTCGTGGCGTGCGTGGCATGTGCGCCGGAGAACACGTCGTACAGGAATGCCCAGGGCGGGGTGTGCCCCAATGTCTCGGTGGGCGCGCTGGAAGAAGCGCCACCGAGCAGGAACGCCCTCCCGGGCGGCCCCGACAGCGAGGGCCGCTCGCCCTACATCGTCCGCTTCCGGGAGGGGGGCGTGTCGGCCGCCGCCACCGTGCACCAGCTGGGTGGCCGGGTGACGGCCACGTTCCGCAGCGTGCCCGCCGTGGCCGCGCGGCTGACGGAGCAGGAGCGCGGCGCGCTGGCGCGGGACTCGCGCGTGGAGAGCATCGAGGAGGATCAGGTCTGGCACTCGATGGGAGCCTCGACGGCGCCGGTGATGACCTTCGCGTCCCGGGCGGTGACGGGCAATGTCACCGGCGAGTACACCGCCGGGCTGAAGAACGTGCAGGCCAACCTGGTGTGGGACCAGAACAACGACGGCCAGCTGGACCCGGGCCGGCCCACGGGCAGGGGCGTGCGGGTGTGCGTCATCGACAGCGGCCTGGACCTGGCGCACCCGGAGCTGCGGGACGCGGTGGTGGCGAAGCACGACTTCCTGGACGGGGATGACGAGCCCTGGGACGGCAGCCCCAACGGCAGCCCCGACAACTGGGGCACCGGCCATGGCACGCACGTGGCGGGCATCATCGCCGCGCGCGCGGGCCAGGGCGCCGGGGGCGGGCACGAGCTGGAGAAGGGCCGCGGCCTCATGGGCGTGGCGCCGGACGCGGAGCTGGTCATCGCCCGGGTGCTGGACATCTACGGCAGCACGCAGATGAGCTTCGTGCTGGAGGCGCTGGAGTACTGCCAGAGCCAGGGCGCGAAGGTGGCCTCGCTGTCGCTGGGCGGCGGCTTCGCCTCGCGCACCTCGCTGGACGCCTTCAAGGCGGCGCATGACAGCGGGATGCTGGTGGTGGCCGCGTCCGGCAACGACGGCGGCCGGGTGGTGTCCTATCCGGCGTCGGACCCGTCCGTGGTGGCGGTGGGCGCGGTGGACGACAAGGGCCGGCGGGCCCGCTTCTCCACCGGAGGGGAGGACCTGGCGCTGGTGGCGCCGGGCGTGGAGGTGCTCTCCACCTTCCCCACCCGCCTCGGCTCGCTGGCCACCGTGGAGCCCGAGTCCCGCACCGAGCCCATCCTGGCGCGCGCGCTGCTGTACGCGCTCCCGGGTGAGCAGAACCTGGCGCTGGTGGACTGCGGCGGAGGCGAGTCGGTGGACTCGTGCGAGGCCCGGGACTGCAACGGCTTCATCGCCTACGTGCGCCCCGGCCGCGTCCCCGTGGAGAGGGCCATGGTCAACGTGATGAGGCAGGGCGCGAAGGCCGTCGTCTTCGTCAATGAGGACGTGGAGCGCGGCGCGGACATCCTCGCGCTGCCCCGCCACCGCCAGTGGGCGCCCGCCGTCACCGTCAACCAGGCGGCCGGCACCGTGCTGGAGCGGATTTTCGGCACCCCCGTGCGCATCCAGGTGGAGCGGGCGGACTACGCGTACATGTCCGGGACGTCCATGGCCGCGCCGCACGTGAGCGGTGTCGCCGCGCTGCTCTTCAGCGCCCACCCGTCCGCCACGCCGGACCAGGTGAAGGAAGCCATGCTGAGCACCGCGCTGGGCCTCGGCGACGCCGAGGGCTACGGCAAGGGGCTGGTGCAGGCGAAGGCGGCGCTGGACGCGCTCTCCCTGCTCCCGTGA
- a CDS encoding serine/threonine protein kinase, with amino-acid sequence MSTAPTESPRFLGRYELVHPLGQGGMGEVFLAKISGAAGFEKPCIVKTILPALLKDRQFLDRFHHEAKVLVHLVHSSIAQVYDMGEADGTYYMALEYVAGVDLAYLLEQARAQGVAVPVPVALFIGQRMAEGLGYAHRKVGTDGTPLGIVHRDVSPHNVMVSYEGEVKVIDFGLAKSAARSKYTLPSTVMGKLGYMSPEQVRAEPLDHRSDIYSSGVVVWEMLAGRPLIPHGTVGEMMAAMSQPVVPSLSEARPEVDAALESVVRRALEAKPDTRYSRSDEWARALNGELVRTGAAVGAEEVGNFVRALCPEAFASQRKLISKVSSSSGHHRTPTPAPTSSPGTGTGMYGTGPQAYGTGPQAAEEGVSGYDSTVLRSTSDSQPPARQSGGVARPDAVYADGEDADLGATTLRQPSGTGMPPARAGSGGQAVRKQSRPVPSVVVDEEAAEALAERVARKRPMGLYAAIAVLLVIATAAITALFVRQPEAPALVAQPLANNEPGAPAKGHEATGSTGTASATGTPGAAPATGTASATGTPGTAPATGTATGTADPAHGTGTPSTGAVAAGGQGTPTAEAVPSSGSVAAGSATPDKTEPAEPATPDKHPTSTTAKVPGKKKTPTTSAQTPAPEPKVRYVSPSVVLPVSEDSGRHYVEKGWAAGLVEGAEVLVVGAPAKNGQRPVVGLARVQKTGGRGLRKLQKTFLELDDAALASTGTLYVAVPEGKAAALGQGGTEGSTEDAPVEAPTKPKKQTLYASVAQQTGVASFTSPGIKVRNLGVTPWTECTVVKDRRNAAWLGNVEANEEKYVNEKRFKMNTAYDVGSNNVGIYCNEGEVVMPLR; translated from the coding sequence ATGAGCACCGCACCTACAGAGTCCCCGCGTTTCCTCGGGCGCTACGAGCTCGTCCACCCCCTGGGCCAGGGCGGCATGGGCGAGGTCTTCCTGGCGAAAATCAGTGGCGCGGCCGGCTTCGAGAAGCCGTGCATCGTCAAAACGATTCTTCCAGCGCTGCTGAAGGACCGGCAGTTCCTGGACCGCTTCCACCACGAGGCCAAGGTGCTGGTGCACCTCGTCCACTCGTCGATTGCCCAGGTGTACGACATGGGCGAGGCGGACGGCACCTACTACATGGCGCTGGAGTACGTGGCCGGCGTGGACCTGGCGTACCTGCTGGAGCAGGCGCGGGCGCAGGGCGTGGCGGTGCCGGTGCCGGTGGCGCTCTTCATCGGCCAGCGCATGGCGGAGGGCCTGGGCTACGCGCACCGCAAGGTGGGGACGGACGGCACGCCGCTGGGCATCGTCCACCGCGACGTGTCTCCGCACAACGTCATGGTGTCGTACGAGGGCGAGGTGAAGGTCATCGACTTCGGCCTCGCCAAGTCCGCGGCGCGCAGCAAGTACACGCTGCCGTCCACGGTGATGGGGAAGCTGGGGTACATGTCCCCGGAGCAGGTGCGCGCGGAGCCGCTGGACCACCGCAGCGACATCTACTCGTCCGGCGTCGTGGTGTGGGAGATGCTCGCCGGCCGCCCGCTGATTCCCCATGGGACGGTGGGGGAGATGATGGCGGCCATGTCCCAGCCGGTGGTGCCCTCGCTGAGCGAGGCGCGGCCGGAGGTGGACGCCGCGCTGGAGTCCGTGGTGCGGCGCGCGCTGGAGGCGAAGCCGGACACGCGCTACTCGCGCTCGGATGAGTGGGCCCGCGCGCTCAACGGCGAGCTGGTCCGCACGGGCGCGGCGGTGGGCGCGGAGGAGGTGGGCAACTTCGTCCGCGCGCTGTGCCCGGAGGCGTTCGCCTCGCAGCGCAAGCTCATCTCGAAGGTGAGCTCGTCCTCCGGACACCACCGGACGCCCACGCCTGCGCCCACTTCGTCGCCGGGCACGGGGACGGGGATGTACGGCACCGGCCCGCAGGCGTACGGCACCGGCCCTCAGGCGGCGGAGGAGGGCGTCTCCGGCTACGACTCCACGGTGCTGCGGAGCACGAGCGACAGCCAGCCGCCCGCGCGCCAGTCGGGAGGCGTGGCCCGGCCCGACGCCGTCTACGCGGATGGCGAGGACGCGGACCTGGGCGCCACCACGCTGCGCCAGCCGTCCGGCACCGGGATGCCGCCCGCGCGCGCGGGCAGTGGGGGCCAGGCGGTGCGCAAGCAGTCGCGCCCGGTGCCCTCGGTGGTGGTGGATGAGGAGGCCGCGGAGGCGCTGGCGGAGCGCGTGGCCCGCAAGCGGCCCATGGGGCTCTACGCCGCCATCGCCGTGCTGCTGGTGATTGCCACCGCAGCCATCACCGCGCTGTTCGTCCGCCAGCCGGAGGCTCCGGCGCTTGTGGCGCAGCCGCTGGCGAACAACGAACCGGGCGCGCCCGCGAAGGGACACGAAGCGACGGGAAGCACAGGCACCGCGTCCGCGACGGGGACTCCGGGCGCGGCTCCAGCCACGGGCACCGCGTCCGCGACGGGGACTCCGGGCACGGCTCCGGCCACCGGCACCGCGACGGGGACGGCGGACCCGGCGCATGGGACAGGGACTCCGTCCACCGGAGCGGTGGCCGCTGGTGGGCAGGGGACTCCCACGGCGGAAGCCGTGCCGTCCTCGGGGAGCGTCGCCGCCGGCAGCGCGACGCCGGACAAGACGGAGCCGGCTGAGCCCGCCACGCCGGACAAGCACCCGACGTCCACGACGGCGAAGGTGCCCGGGAAGAAGAAGACTCCCACCACCTCGGCGCAGACTCCGGCGCCCGAGCCGAAGGTCCGCTACGTCTCTCCCTCGGTGGTGCTCCCCGTGAGCGAGGACAGCGGGCGCCACTACGTGGAGAAGGGCTGGGCCGCGGGACTCGTCGAGGGCGCGGAGGTGCTGGTCGTGGGGGCGCCGGCGAAGAATGGCCAGCGGCCGGTGGTGGGCCTGGCGCGGGTGCAGAAGACCGGTGGCCGGGGCTTGAGGAAGCTCCAGAAGACGTTCCTCGAGCTGGACGACGCCGCCCTCGCTTCCACCGGCACCCTCTACGTGGCCGTGCCCGAGGGTAAGGCCGCCGCGCTCGGGCAGGGCGGGACGGAGGGCTCCACCGAGGATGCTCCCGTCGAGGCGCCCACGAAGCCCAAGAAGCAGACCTTGTACGCCTCGGTGGCGCAGCAGACGGGCGTGGCGAGCTTCACGAGTCCCGGCATCAAGGTCCGCAACCTGGGCGTCACGCCCTGGACCGAGTGCACGGTGGTGAAGGACCGGCGCAATGCGGCCTGGCTCGGCAATGTCGAGGCCAACGAGGAGAAGTACGTCAACGAAAAGCGGTTCAAGATGAACACGGCCTACGACGTGGGCTCCAACAACGTGGGCATCTATTGCAACGAAGGTGAAGTCGTCATGCCGTTGCGGTAG